The DNA window ATATTATGAACGATGAAAGTGTGGTATTCGGAATGTCGCAAGCAACTGCCGAACAACGTAAGGCTGCATACTGGCTATGTGGTATCGGTGTCGCCATACTCTGGCCACTCGGCACTCTAATTGGCAGTACGGTTGGCAAATTTATTCCAGCGCCAGAAACTATTGGTCTGGACGCTGTTTTCCCGACAATTTTGCTGGCAATGGTGATCCCTTCATTCAAAAATAAAACCTCGCTTATTCGCGCTTCTAGTGGCGCGGCAATTTCACTTTCTGCCATACCTTTTGTACCAGTGGGGTTACCAGTATTGCTGTCACTACTGGGTTTACTGGCGAGGAAAAAATAATGGCAGACTATACCCTGATTATTATTGGTATTGCGATTCTGTCGCTAGGTACTTATTTAATGCGCTTCGGTGGAGCAAAACTGGGGAACAGGCTTACATTATCTGAACGTTCTCAGGCCCTTCTTTCCGATGCTGCAACCACGTTGTTATTCTCTGTAGCACTTGCCGCCACTTTTTACGAAGGTGAACATTTTGCTGGTATGGCACGCGTAATAGGTGTGGCTATTGCAGTATTTCTTGCCTGGAGAAAAGTGCCACTGATTATAGTGATTCTGGCAGCCACGCTCATAACGGCACTACTACGCTATGCGGGAATAAACTAAAGAAAGTGCATGAAATAGAAGTAAAAATTCAGGGGCAACATACTGCCCCTTTCAATGACCAGATCAGAGATCATTCCTTTTATAAGGCTCGATATCCCCTTCTTTCCGTGTCTTGAGTAGTTTCAATATCCAGGTATATTGTTCAGGGTTAGGCTTTACCAACTCTTCCAATTCCTGATTCATACGGCGGGCAATATAAGCATCATCCTGCCCTGCGATATCATCCATAGGTGGGCGAATATAAATATCCAACTGGTGAGTTTCACAATTATAAACCGGGAACAGAGGAACAATGGCAGCCCTACAAACTTTCATCAAACGACCGACAGCAGGCAACGTTGCTTTATAAGTCGCAAAAAAAATCAACAAACTCGCTGTGCTCTTCGCCATGATCCTGATCAGGCAGATAATACCCCCAGAATCCCTGACGTACTGATGCAATAAAGGGCTTTATTCCCGCATCACGAGAATGAAGACGCCCGCCAAAATGGTAACGAGCCTTGTTCCACAGATAATCTGCTACCGGATTGCTCTGATGATGAAACATTGCTGATACTGTCTGCCCACGAGCGGCTAATAACATAGCAGGAATATCCACAGCCCAACCATGTGGAACCATAAAAATCACATTCTTGCCCTGCTCTTTTAAAGCGTGAATGATCTCCTCACCATACCACTGAGTTCGCTTAAGCGTAGACACTGCACCTCTCAAATAAAGTTCCGCCAGCATGACAAAAGATTGTGGTGCTGTGGCGAACATCTTATCGATTAATATTTCACGCTGCTGTTCCGACAGTTCAGGAAAGCAATACAGAAGATTAATTTTCGCTCTTTGCCGGGCACTTTTTGCTTTTCTGCCTGCCCAGATACCAATTCTGGCCAGAAATGGATCACGCCATTTAACCGGGATATAAGCTAAGCCCGCCAATATCCCTACACCAGCCCAAAGCCCCCAATAACGAGGATGCAAATAAGATAAATGAAACGTTGGGATGTAACCCAATTTACTATCTGTATCTTTCTCTCTATTCATGAGCTAACTCTGATGGTTCCGACATAGACTTCCAATACCCGCTTTCAATGTATTTTTTCCTAATATATCTGTTCCCAGGTATGTTTGTTTTCAACAAAAATAACATAAAGCGGATGATATCAATCATCCGCTTTATGTGTTAGTAACCTGAGCTTTTTAATTCAACGACAGTTTTGGTTTAACCTCTTTAACCATCGCGATATATTCCGAACGTTCTTTACCACTTAATCCGCCCGAACGAGGCAGTTTTGCAGTAAGCGGATTAACGGGTTGCTGATTATCCCAAAACTCAAAGTGTAAGTGAGGGCCTGTTGAACGACCAGTATTACCTGATAAGCCAATACGTTCTCCACGCTTCACTTTCTGACCAGGTTTCACCAACAGTTTTCTCATATGCATATATCGGGTTGTATATTGGCGACCATGTCTAATGGCGATGAAGTTGCCTGCGGCACCATCAAATTTGGCAACGATAACTTCTCCGTCACCAACAGCCAAAACGGGCGTTCCTACAGGCATAGCAAAATCAACCCCTTTATGAGCTGTAACCCGTCCTGTGACAGGATTTAAACGACGAGGATTAAAAGGAGAAGATACCCTGAATTGTTTTGTTGTTGGAAAACGTAAGAAACCACGTTCCAAACCTGATGCGTTACTATCGTAGAAGCGACCATCTTCTGCACGGAAAGCGTAATAATTATTACCGCCACTTTGCAAACGAACACCCAATAGTTGGCTCTGTTCACTTTTCCCATCAAGCATTTCACGGGACATCAATACAGAAAACTGATCACCTTTACGTAATCGACGGAAATCTATCTGCCATTGTAATGCTTTGGTCACTTCCCTTGCTTCACTACTGGTTAAACCAGCCGACAAAGCACTTCCCGTGAAACTGCCATCCACAGCACCTGTAATGACACTATTTATCCATTCTCCCTTCTGATATTCCTTTGTCTCTTTGAAAACATCACCCTCACGGGTATAAATGCGTGTTTCACGACGCGATACTCCCCAAGTTAACGTTTTCAGACTGCCATTATCGTCAATAGTCCATGATAATGACTGACCAATATTTAAATCACGCAGGGCCTTATTTTGATTTGCTAACAAAGCGATATCAGACGAATCTATACCAAACTGGTTTAAAATAGAACTGAGAGTATCACCATTGGAAACAACGTACTGGTGGGGAATATTTGCCGTTGTATCAGTGCCACTCTCCTCATCCCTGATTCCCTCATCCGAGAATTGTTCATTACCATCACCTATCGTGTCATCTGTCGCATCAGGGATACTATCGGGAGTTGTGAGGATAATGTTCCCCGTTCTTTCCATTCTTTCTTCTTGTTCGTGATAAACAACCGGCCGCCACACAGCTACAGCCAAAGTAACCAAAGTCAGAGAACCAAGCATGATCTTGTGTGGCTTAGGCAGGTTGTTATATACCAGAACG is part of the Xenorhabdus cabanillasii genome and encodes:
- a CDS encoding AzlC family ABC transporter permease; translation: MFTHHFFSCLKGDIKKAIFLVCLAVGVVGVSYGSLATAYGFPLWVPVTLSILVLAGASEFMFIGIVASGGNPLAAAAAGLLVNARHLPFGVAVRELVGNRMAKFLGSHIMNDESVVFGMSQATAEQRKAAYWLCGIGVAILWPLGTLIGSTVGKFIPAPETIGLDAVFPTILLAMVIPSFKNKTSLIRASSGAAISLSAIPFVPVGLPVLLSLLGLLARKK
- a CDS encoding lipid A biosynthesis (KDO)2-(lauroyl)-lipid IVA acyltransferase; amino-acid sequence: MNREKDTDSKLGYIPTFHLSYLHPRYWGLWAGVGILAGLAYIPVKWRDPFLARIGIWAGRKAKSARQRAKINLLYCFPELSEQQREILIDKMFATAPQSFVMLAELYLRGAVSTLKRTQWYGEEIIHALKEQGKNVIFMVPHGWAVDIPAMLLAARGQTVSAMFHHQSNPVADYLWNKARYHFGGRLHSRDAGIKPFIASVRQGFWGYYLPDQDHGEEHSEFVDFFCDL
- the mepM gene encoding murein DD-endopeptidase MepM is translated as MQQIVKTIVLVYNNLPKPHKIMLGSLTLVTLAVAVWRPVVYHEQEERMERTGNIILTTPDSIPDATDDTIGDGNEQFSDEGIRDEESGTDTTANIPHQYVVSNGDTLSSILNQFGIDSSDIALLANQNKALRDLNIGQSLSWTIDDNGSLKTLTWGVSRRETRIYTREGDVFKETKEYQKGEWINSVITGAVDGSFTGSALSAGLTSSEAREVTKALQWQIDFRRLRKGDQFSVLMSREMLDGKSEQSQLLGVRLQSGGNNYYAFRAEDGRFYDSNASGLERGFLRFPTTKQFRVSSPFNPRRLNPVTGRVTAHKGVDFAMPVGTPVLAVGDGEVIVAKFDGAAGNFIAIRHGRQYTTRYMHMRKLLVKPGQKVKRGERIGLSGNTGRSTGPHLHFEFWDNQQPVNPLTAKLPRSGGLSGKERSEYIAMVKEVKPKLSLN
- a CDS encoding AzlD domain-containing protein, whose product is MADYTLIIIGIAILSLGTYLMRFGGAKLGNRLTLSERSQALLSDAATTLLFSVALAATFYEGEHFAGMARVIGVAIAVFLAWRKVPLIIVILAATLITALLRYAGIN